DNA from Eucalyptus grandis isolate ANBG69807.140 chromosome 5, ASM1654582v1, whole genome shotgun sequence:
AAAAGCAAATTCAGCATGTACCAATATGAGGCATCATCAACTAAATACTTTGTTCATAGAATGAGGTGTTTAATCATAAAGACACTGAGAGcaagccaaaaagaaagaagatgatatCTGCATTGACCGTTAGGTATTACACGAGGATAAAGGGGAGAAGCAGAGTAAGATCCGTAGTATAGCAAGTCAAACATCCTGAATAGTTTCAATGCTCTTTCAATCCTTCCAGTGCGTAACCTAAAGAAGTGGGAGGAGGAAAGTAGTGGACTATCTATTTCTCTCCATCTCCCTTCTTTATGTAAAAGATGTAAAGTTTGTAGTACAACTTGAAGACCACTTGCTGGGTACCTCGGAGCAAGCGTGGTGGTGGAGATACAAGAGAACTATCATAGGTGAATAAACACAATGCATTTGACAATAGTACAAAGATATTATAATTATCCCTCTCGGCATATAAAATAAGTATATTACCCTCACCCAACACAAACTACTTTGATCAATTGCTCTCACAAACAGACTCAATTTTCCTCATTGTTTCACTCAATTTGAAACTTTCTTATGAAGCTTTGCTGTGAAAGCTTCTCTCAACATAACTCTGAGCTTAACAAAAGAGTAAAGTACAACCACGTAATTATGGAGTAGCGGTGCTTCCTATCGGCTGTTATTGCTGCTAGATCAAACCCCTGATGACTTGTTCAATTCGCAATACTCGGCTTCTAACTTGCTTCGGTCCAAACTAGTCGACTCTGTAGAGCCACCTAAGATTCAAACTCTCTAAAACTCTTTTAGATCCCGCCTTCCTCAATCTATAATGTCAAATCATCCACTCAGCAGTCAACAGCAACAACGCCAAGCATCCCAACATCCACAATTCCACATATGATGTGAAAATTGACAATGTGAAGAGCCAAAGAATCACCATCACATGcaaatttccatttttgcaCCCCGCTGAAAcaggaggggaagaaaaaaaaactctaaatttctaatttccCAGCTTAGCTAATGTAAATTCCCACAGAACAAAATGACCGCGACAGCTGATGAATCGAGAATCCGATCGATAGCACTAACAAGAAACATAAAACCCGTTCCTACTAGTGTTCTCTCGAAGAACTCCACTTCTTATATACCCGGACAACTATCAACATCAAATCGACACGGGATCGCCGTCGGGGCCGCGCGGCGATCGAGAGAGGCCAGCTGTTTCCGAGTGCAGTAAATAGATCAGAGAAGGCACACCTACGTCTGCTTGGAgtacgaggaggaggaggaagaagcggAAGGCGCGCGCTTGTTGCGGAACATCATGTATCCCACGGGCAGCACCACCCCCGCCATCATGATCGCCGCTCCTATCAAGTACCTGACCGGGCTCGGCGGCTCGACTTCCATCATCGCTCTGAACTGCATCGCGGCCGGCGGCGAAATCGATCCAGCCCCCAAAAAATCAACACGGGAAGGTCAGGTCAGCCCCCGTTACGAATCATTCGAAAAAGGAGATCCAAATctagagagggagggagagagagatacagGCATGTTCGATAGGGTTTCTCGATCGGAGAGCGACGGAAGGAAATGCCGACTGCCGATTGGATCttcgacggcgacggcgacgggaTCAGACCTTCTCCGCCGGTGAGAATTCGGACTTCCGTTCCGGGATCGAAGCGAGCGAGGACCACGAGCTCCCTTTGGTCTAGAGGCTGGAACCATCGACCAATAATTATATAAACGATACCCGAATTTTGTCTTGATACAAAAATATAGTCTTTGaatctataattttttgaatgtGATACATCCACTTTGACTCAAATTTGGTCTCTGAATTATAATTGAGGGATTAAACTGAATATGTATTAAGATTCAAGAattgcattaaacaaattaaatattcatGAACAATTACATTACATGTTAAGCTTTTTCAAGGATATATAAAACGAACCATTTGAATTAGAAACAGcttaaactaaattgaattaatcaatttaatccgATTTTCAAGAGTGTCGGCCTGGTTATCGATTCCTACAAATGGAACCGATTGTCCGTTTCTCGATTTCAAGGAGAAATTGAATCTGATCGGATCATTTATACatactttttctttaatttcttcgaaaaatcaataaaatacaaattaaaaactaTCATCACAAATTTGATGCAGAATGACTCTTCAGTGAAGAGTCTTTACTCATTATCGCTTCCGACAATATTTAAAGATTTGTCACTTTCATGGACGCTTTAAATGACCGGATTTATTTTCCCAATTATCGTTGGGCAGTCTGATGAATCGGATCGGGTCCAACATCGGGCCTGCAGAATCTTTAGGCCCGCCCTCAGGCCCAGTAAAATGCCGGGCTTCCTGTCGGGAACCGTGTCCAGTCTTCGTTTCGTCGCATGTAATCATTCCGGTACGTCTCAAGCGTCAACGTCGGCCAACCTGACACAggccgaaccacgtaaatccatCCATCTCCTCGTTTCCCTCTTTCGCCTGCTAGAAAGTTCACCCGACCGAGCTCGGCTCCGCACGGCCCGAGGGGGGCGGGCGGGCGCGAATCCGAATTCAAAAACGACGGTGGTAATGACGTTGCTGCTTCGGCAATGCATTCGAAGCAACGGACATGGATCGATGGCGCGCTGGTGAACAGAGCGACCAAGGTACATGCAATGCATGCAGctttcacagagagagagaaagggtcgGGGGGGGTGGTGTTTTCTGTAAGTTGAATTGAATTGCTCATTGAATGCGCTCAACGACTCGGGAGAACCTCCATTGAATTCTGCAGCAGAAGCCGGTCCCATCCCGCGGGGTAAGAGCTTCTTTCTTGGTGCTACTATTCGCTTGGGTAAATTTTTGGCCTACTTCCAGTTCGAGATTGcattaattctctctttccgtgtctctctctcctctctctctctcgctcgcgcATGCCTAACAGTCTAGCCTTTCGTTCAGGACTTGCCAGGAGCTAGTGTTATTCTTCGCTTTCTTCCTCCGGAAATCATTATTGTTCCTTCCGCTGAAGTGGGTCATTCACTATGCATCTGCATTTATGCTCGAATGTCTGAGCTTTGAATGGTGTGTTGGAGTTTATGAGGAGTGAtcgaaaggagaaaaaaagggggggaaatGGATGGTTTGAATGCAGTGGGGAGTGAAGTGGGTGTTGGAAAACAAGAGGGTGGAAGTAGCTGTGCGCATACATGTTTACATGCTCAACATAGACGATCTAAGAGGtgtaattttctttctcttgggcgtgttctttttctgttttcggTTCTTGTGTATGTTGCTGGCTGGTAGATGTGGTCTTGCTAGTGAGAATTCTTCAGGGGCCGAGGTAAGTGCTGGTGAAGATGAGAAAGAGGAAGGCTAGAA
Protein-coding regions in this window:
- the LOC104443674 gene encoding uncharacterized protein LOC104443674 isoform X3, yielding MQFRAMMEVEPPSPVRYLIGAAIMMAGVVLPVGYMMFRNKRAPSASSSSSSYSKQT
- the LOC104443674 gene encoding uncharacterized protein LOC104443674 isoform X1, whose translation is MVPASRPKGARGPRSLRSRNGSPNSHRRRRSDPVAVAVEDPIGSRHFLPSLSDRETLSNMPFRAMMEVEPPSPVRYLIGAAIMMAGVVLPVGYMMFRNKRAPSASSSSSSYSKQTSKVLI
- the LOC104443674 gene encoding uncharacterized protein LOC104443674 isoform X2: MQFRAMMEVEPPSPVRYLIGAAIMMAGVVLPVGYMMFRNKRAPSASSSSSSYSKQTSKVLI